The Candidatus Endomicrobium procryptotermitis genome has a window encoding:
- a CDS encoding type II secretion system F family protein: protein MFLLLFCVSLFIAIFFAADIFLAGITTMETEGKVHNAVEKKKSKSFIIPVILRWADGIGFLFSKIKYKKFQNYMQKLQSDLTALGGDYEKFDSHQHFALCLFSMFTGILFCVCFISTDIILIVIIAVLFFSLPIIKVKEAVKRRREAVLKQLPDMADLLSVMMESGLDFFSAADKVITILKGPLADDFKDSLAKISLGYDKKAALNEMVVKSGVEQLGFFIRTINMALDAGVGMSDTLKRLAEQMRMERTAAAEKKAQEAPIKMLIPLVLFIFPTIFIAIFGPIVINFVQTGGF from the coding sequence ATGTTTTTATTATTGTTTTGCGTTTCATTGTTTATAGCCATTTTTTTTGCCGCAGATATTTTTCTTGCAGGAATCACTACTATGGAAACTGAGGGAAAAGTACACAATGCCGTTGAAAAGAAAAAGAGTAAAAGTTTTATAATACCTGTAATTTTGCGCTGGGCTGACGGAATCGGTTTTTTATTTTCAAAAATCAAATATAAAAAATTTCAAAACTATATGCAAAAACTTCAGTCGGATTTAACCGCTCTCGGCGGTGATTATGAGAAATTTGACTCACATCAACATTTTGCCTTGTGTTTATTTTCGATGTTTACTGGAATACTTTTCTGCGTGTGTTTTATAAGTACGGATATTATACTCATAGTTATAATTGCAGTTTTATTTTTTTCTTTGCCGATTATAAAAGTAAAAGAGGCCGTAAAAAGGAGAAGAGAAGCTGTTCTTAAACAACTTCCGGATATGGCAGATTTGTTATCTGTCATGATGGAGTCAGGTTTGGATTTTTTCAGCGCCGCCGATAAAGTCATTACAATTTTAAAGGGACCTCTTGCCGATGATTTCAAAGATTCTTTGGCAAAAATCTCACTCGGATACGACAAAAAAGCAGCTTTAAACGAAATGGTCGTCAAAAGTGGAGTAGAACAGCTCGGATTTTTTATCAGAACTATTAATATGGCTTTAGATGCCGGAGTTGGCATGTCCGACACTTTAAAAAGGCTCGCCGAACAAATGAGGATGGAAAGAACCGCCGCGGCAGAAAAAAAGGCGCAGGAAGCGCCGATAAAAATGCTTATTCCTCTGGTACTTTTTATATTTCCGACGATATTTATAGCTATTTTTGGTCCCATCGTAATAAATTTTGTACAAACCGGCGGATTTTAA
- a CDS encoding type II secretion system F family protein produces the protein MIKILLLITCGITVFLIFFSIISVIKGSKNNKKNRNLNLKFKEMTFLKKRIFMAVIIFFITVIILQNTIFALIAFILYIYFDWHIQNNKSKQMAVLIDKQVIEALTIIKNSVQSGQSLAQAMGTTGEELKEPIKSEFIKMSESLSLGASFDKVLINASENAPSREFKLMIDTIRISKDSGASLTGIFDRIILATSQRSAMRAKVDALTAQGRMSGNIVSVIPFFVILMMYTIEPDMMRSLFTTLAGNMLLFIVVIMVLTGSFVIRKLTEIDF, from the coding sequence ATGATTAAAATACTGTTGTTGATTACTTGCGGCATTACGGTTTTTCTGATATTTTTTTCAATTATATCGGTAATTAAAGGTAGTAAAAATAATAAAAAAAACAGAAATCTTAATTTAAAATTTAAAGAGATGACCTTTTTAAAAAAGAGAATATTTATGGCTGTCATCATTTTTTTCATAACGGTGATAATTCTGCAAAATACTATCTTTGCTTTAATCGCCTTCATATTATACATTTATTTTGATTGGCATATTCAAAATAACAAATCCAAACAAATGGCCGTTCTGATAGATAAACAAGTCATAGAAGCTCTAACTATCATTAAAAATTCCGTACAATCCGGACAATCTTTAGCACAGGCTATGGGTACGACTGGAGAAGAATTAAAAGAACCTATTAAAAGTGAGTTTATTAAAATGTCTGAAAGTCTTTCTTTGGGAGCAAGTTTTGACAAGGTTTTAATCAACGCATCGGAGAACGCACCAAGTAGAGAATTCAAACTTATGATAGACACCATACGCATATCAAAAGATTCAGGTGCAAGTCTTACTGGCATATTTGATAGAATAATTTTGGCGACTTCGCAAAGGTCCGCCATGCGAGCGAAAGTTGATGCTTTAACAGCGCAGGGAAGAATGTCCGGAAATATAGTGAGCGTTATACCTTTTTTTGTCATTTTAATGATGTATACTATTGAGCCTGATATGATGAGATCATTATTTACCACTCTTGCTGGAAATATGCTTCTGTTTATAGTGGTTATAATGGTGTTAACCGGTTCTTTTGTAATAAGAAAATTAACGGAGATAGATTTCTGA